ATTAAATGGTTTATTTTTATGGAAGGCATCAATCACCCAGTCGCGCCAGAGCCACATATGGCGACCGCCGTCAATCGAATACCCGTTCGTATCAGCATAGCGGGCCAGGTCCAGCCATTTGAGAGTCATCCGCTCTGCATATTGAGGAGTCTCCAGCAGACGATCGACCAGTTTTTCGTAAGCACGGGGATCATCTGATTTCACAAACGCTTCTACTTCCTCTTTCGAAGGAGGCAATCCCAGCAGATCCAGATAGAGTCGTCGCACCAGAGTTCGTTTATCGGCGGGCTTCGCAGGTTTCAAGCCCGCTTTTTCCAGACGCGAGAGTACGAAATAGTCGATCTCATTCTGCGGCCAGTCTTTCTGTTTCACTTCCGGTAAGGCAGCCCGTTCCGGTTTGATATACGCCCAGTGTTCCTGCCACGTCGCGCCCTGCGCAACCCACTGTTTCAACAGCTCGATTTCCGCCGGCTTCAGTTTTTTACCTGACTCCGCGGGCGGCATCTGCATGTCGGGATCATCGGACAGAATGCGTTCAATCAGCGCACTCTCTTTGAGATTACCGGGAACAATTACGGATTCAAAAGCACCCTCTCTCGTATCCAGACGCAAGTCGGCTTCGCGATGTTTTTCATCCGGACCGTGGCAGAAAAAACAGTTATTGGACAGAATGGGTCGAATGTCCCGACTGAAGTCGACCGTCGCTTCGGCCTTTGCCTCAGGAGTCGGCTGCTTTTCGTTCGCAAACAGTGTCAGGCAGGAGATACCAACGGCCAATAGAGGCAGCCAGTGTCGTAGAGAAAGGGTACGCATACTTATCATGCCCTGTGTTTTTTAAGCTGAATTCGATCCTGGTGCGTCTCTTAAGAACCGGAACATGCCATCATGGTCCGGGAGAACAGGTGGGTCCCAGCAAACGGATCGTATTATTAATCTTAAAGTCTCTGAATAAGGCCTGTCAAGGTACGATGCAGACTGAGAGGCGCTTTTCAATTGACTCACTGGAAATGCTACTCCGATTTGAGCAATCCACTTAATCAGACTTAAAAAACACAGAAACCCGCAAGCGTTTCAGGTAAAAGAACACTTGCGGGTTTTGTATTGTTTTCAGCGTAAAAAACGCGGTCCGGTTTACAGAGGGCGTACAACCGACAGACTCCGCCAGTAATCAAACAGCGTTTCGACAGACAGCACGCCGCCCCCCATTCCGCTCTTGTTGATACCGCCGTAAGGGATACCATGGGCGAAGACATTATGGGCGTTAATCCAGCTGTTGCCTGCACACATCGCTTCGGCAACGCGGGCCGCCCGTGACAGATCGGACGTCCAGACACTGTTGGCCAGACCGTAATCGGTGCTGTTGGTCATCTCGATCGCCTGCTCTTCGTTTTCGAAGGGTGCCAGGAATGCGACCGGTCCGAAAATCTCTTCCCGGGCCGCTACGTTATCCAGCGTGCCTGCCAGCAGAGCGGGTTTTACATAATAACCCTCGTAACCGGGAACTTGAGCAGCGCCCCCTTCCAGCACACATTCCGCGCCTTCCGCCTGCCCTTTTTCCAGATACGAAAGCACACGCTGATGCTGTTTGGCGTTGACCACCGGCCCCATCTGCGAAGCATCATCCAGCTGATATCCGACTTGCACTTTCTGCAGACGTCCCACGCATTCATTCACGAATTCATCGTAGATGTTTTTATGAACCAGCCAGCGGGTCGCATCACAGCAGACCTGACCGGTGTGGAAGGTAATCGCATTCACCAGTTTTTCAGCCGTATCGGGAATGTCGACATCATTAAAGACGACAGCTGCTCCCTTTCCACCCAGCTCCAGTTTGACAGGAACCAGATTGCGACCGCAGGCTTCCGCCACCATGCGACCGACCTCAGGAGAACCGGTGAACGACATGCGTTTCAGTTTGGGATTGGCTGACAGAGCAGCGCCGGCAACGGCACCATCACCGGGCACGACGTTGATCACGCCATCGGGAATCCCGACTTCTTTCGCCAGACGCGCCAGATAAATGGCGGACATGGGAGTATCTTCGGCTGGTTTGATGACAACGGTATTACCGGCAGCCAATGCGGGAGCAATTCCCCAACCGATCAGCAGGAAGGGAAAGTTCCAGGGGAAAATAAAACCGCACGCACCGTAAGGTTGACGCACGGTCCAGGCTTCATGATTCTTAACCGCCAGAACCGACCGTCGCTGGACGTGTTGTGCCAGATCTGCGAAGTAACGAATCGTATCGACAAAGTTCTGCACATCCCCTTGCGCCTGACCTTCAATCTTGCCGGCGTCCAGTGACTCCAGCTGGCCGATCACATGCTTCTGTTGTTCGACGGCATCCGCCAGACGATGCAGTAAAGCACTTCGTTCATTCTGGGGGAGCTTGGCCCAACCGGTTTTGCGAAATGCAGCGTCCGCCACATCAACGGCCATATCCACATCAGCGGCCTGAAAACTGAAGACTTCCGCCAGTTGTTTGCCCGAACCCGGATCGGACGTGACAAACGTCTCGCCCCCCGTGGATTCGATCTCTTTTCCGCCGACGACCCCTCTGAGCGGGCCCCCTTCCAGAAAAGCCTGGACTTCGGGATACAGATCATTCGCAGTAGTTGTTGACATCGCGCGCTCCTGTTCAATGTGATATAGAATCGATTGCTTCGGCCCCCGGCTTTCCCTGTCTGAACAGACTGAAACCGACGCCGCTATCTTGCGTATACAAATCCCCGACAGCCTCCTGCCGCCTCGGTTCATCATAACCGCAATCACATTGAATTTTAAACGCTAAACGGGAAATTAGTTGGGGAGAACAGTGCGAACTGGCCCTCGAAACTGAAACAAGCTGGCTAGAATTTTATTTCAGGACAGGTAGGGATACCAAATCTGGCAAAGTCAGATTAAGGGAAAGATTCCATCAACCAGTGATCGTGGCGCAGATATCAAAAGATGAAATGATTGCAATAGTATATTCAGTCATCTGATTTTTCTGACAGATCATACTTCAGAAACCTGATTAAGTCATAGTTGGCTTTATCTCTGATACAGACTGGCAACTTTTTTGCATCCTTCTTTTTAGTATTCTTATCGAGAAGTATTTCGTTTAGTCTAACAATAATGAAGCAGAAATATCTTAAATCATCAGACTTAGCAAATACTTTTCCCTCTTCTGGTTTACCCTCTTTCTTCAGTCCCCTGAATCTATCACCCTTTTCGACCAGGGCATTCATGGCATTAAACCGTACTTGAGTATCCAGACGAGAATTCAGGGCGATCTTATTCAAAGCACTCGTCATATCACAGTAGCCACACCGATGATGAGGTTCAATGCCAACTCTCGCAATCGGCAGCCCCAGCAAGCCAGACCTGAGTGCTGAGGTTACTTGCCAAGATTTATCGAAACTAATGGGAGAAGCATTTAAATATTGATTCATCAAATCTATCAGATCTTGATAGTCATCCTGATGTGCTACTATAGATGGAGCTGCACTCCCCTCAATTTCCCCATCTCCAATCTCAGGTATTTTCAGTTTCCCTTTCAGCCCATTGTTCAGTTTACCATTCAGCTCCCCCGTCAGTTTACTTTTTAATTCATCTTTCAGTTCCCCCTTCAGCTTACCTTTCAATTCGCCATTCAGCTCTCTCTCTACAGTAACTGTCACATCCACTGTCGTGCTCTTGTCTTGTTTTTCCTGTAAGGGATATGTAAGAATCAGTGGCAGTTGTTTCACGATTTCATTTTTAAGTTCAGGTTCTTCACAACAGGCATTCAGGATATTTTTTAATTCCTGGACAATTTCTGTTCTCTGACCGTAAGCGGACTTATACTCTTTTTTAGTAGCTACCAGCGAAATGATTTTGAGTGAATTGATTCGCTCTGATAAATCTTCATCTTTGTTTATTACAATACCCAAACGTTTCGTGACGATTGCTTGAAGCATGTTTCCTATAGCAGGAATATCAGTATTTTCGCACTTCGTACAGGTACACAAATCCAGCACAGCAGGTGGCTTCGGAGCCGGCTGTGCCATTACTTCTGCTAGATTCAAAAAGCCAAAACCAGCCAGGAACACAAGGCAGACGACAGACTTCAAAAGCCTGTGGATTGGGGGGGGGTGTTGCAGCATGACCGTTTCCTCTCAGAATGAAACTCACACCAAGTGCACATAGAACACCTGTCATCATGAGTAACAGGGAGAGAGAACGCAAGTATATCTTCTATATTTGCGCTATTTTCCAGAATTTAACAGCAAGTTGAGCACTGAAATCTGAGAGCAAATGGAGATCAGCCAGATGCCTGTTTCGGAACGAAAGTAATTGTTAAACCTGTAACAGACAGTCCGAAGCAATGGAGAAGGATCGGTCTGAGTTCTGTAAACCGATCGTCCCCATAGGAAAGAATTCACTACATTGAAATGACGCTATCGAACAGCCGGCACAGCATGCACCGGTGAAGTCAGGTCGAGCAAATCCAAGGTCGTGAATTCGATCACGTCACCATTCCGGATGGTCATGCCATTGAAATCATCAAAATAAATATTCCACTTCTCCCGTGCTTCATCTGCAGCTGCTTTTTTGTCTGCACTGGCATTGGCATTGGCCTCTTCGGGTTTCTGTAAAGCGCCGTAATGTTGATTAGGCATGATGATGCGAAATAACTGTCCAAGATAATAACGATAAACGACCGTTACCGCCGGGACATTCGGATCGAACTCCTGAGAATATTTTTTAGAAACAAGTTGAACGGTCTTAAATTCCTCTGCCCCTTCTTTTGTACCAACGACACCGGATTGCTTGGTTAATCCTCTCAGGATAAATCGTTGATTTCCCTTAGGGACATTGTTACTCAACAGGTTGTATGTATCTGTATTATCGTTATTTAAAGTTAACTTTTGCTTTTTGATATCGAGTGTAATGATGGAATCATTCGGAACTACAGGCATGTTGGCAATCTGCGGATAGCCCAGCATCGCGCGTGGAATTACCGTAGCGACGGATCCCCGCTGCAGGATAATAACATCTGGATGTAAATCTTGTATCCCCTTAACTTCTGCTTTTCTTTTCGCAATTTCTTGTGCATGTAATTCTTTATATATTCCGGGGAACTCATCTGCTTCAACTCTGTCTGCTATTGTTTGCTCTTCCTTAGCACTTATTCTTGGATTTCTAGCATTTGCTTCTGCTACAGCTTGCCTAGCCACCCTCTTCGCATCACCCCTTGCCTTTTTATTCGCTTTTGTATTTGCTTCCTTTTGGATCATTTCCTGAGTCGTTGCCACTGCATATCCGAGTTCATTCTCGATTAAAAATGGCAACAGTGTGGTTCCCTGCCATGGTATTTCAACCAAACCAACACCAAAAGCAAAATACGCTGTCGAGACACTGCCTGTGGCAGGTGCAGTCTGTTTTTTCTTGTGAAGCTTTTTACTCTTATGCTGATCTTTCTCGAAGAGTTGAGAGCCGACTAAGGTAATTCGATCTTTCAGAAACGAGTGTTTTTTATCAGTCTTGTTGTGCTGTTTCTCGAGCTTATGATCAGTGGGTTTCTTTTGCTTATGGGAAACCTGCTGTTCTTTAAAAAATGGAAGCTGCGAGGGCACATATATACACCCCTGCCCATACAACAATAGCCCGATTAATAAAATGATGATTCGTCTCATTCTACTTCCCTGTATCTTTCTGAATCATTCACCTGACATTTTTCCATTGGGACCTGGAGAGCAACATGTGATCAGGAATTTTATCCCTGATCTTCAGCAATTTCAGCGCTTCCGAAATATGACAGGCGTATGCAACTCTATCATTATCGACTAATTGCGCAAAAATAAGTCCGATTACAAGCCAGGCGCGTTTACCGTTAATTATGGGTTTCATCACCACAGCAGCTCCACTGTCTCCAGCCGCGTTAATGGAGACAAACTCATTTTTTATTTTGATAATCCCCTCTTTGGTTTCATCAATGCCTCCCAGGAAATCATCCTCTAATTCCTCGATATCTACCTGAGCTTTGACGGAAGCGAGTTTCCCTTCTTTCAAGCTTCCTGTCCTGGCCCCAAACTTGTAAACCGGATAATCTAAGTCCGAATCATCAACAATCTCGTCTGCAACGTAGAATTTCAGACTAGATGTATCTTCAATGAGATCTTTGATTACAAATGGGATGGACGAAATATCATCAGGCAGATTTAGTTCAATGTAACCTGCATCAACAAATCTTCTCTCCCCATCGGTAGTTTGATGTTCGGCCACTTGATCCCCCACTTTTCCAATCTCTTTTGGTCCTGTGGAAGTAACCCGAATTATTCTCAGCGATTTCAGCACATGATCGTTTGATAGTCCTAAATGATGCTCCCCGTCTCCTCCGATAACGAACCCCAATGTTCCAAATTCATTTGGATGAAACTTACCTGCTATTGGCTGCCCGCCAAAGACATCATCACCAGAGTCGGGAATGTATCCTGGATTACTGCCCGTAGCCAAGATGGCACGATCAGCCGCTTTCACTTTCTCAAATTTCCCTTCCAGCACCTTAATTGGTGTCCCATTGATAGCTGGGGGAAGAGGTGCAATTTTTCTTTGCTTTAACTCATCATTGCTCTTCTTCTGGGAAACGTTCACTGTGATCACGTATTGTAGTGGAGATACCAAAAGACCATATTTGGTCCGTAAACCGATTTCCATCCCGGTTACATCTCCATAATCTTTTTCCTGCTTCGTGAAAGACTTCCCTTTATTATTCTTCCTACGGGCCTTTTGTAATTTTAATTCTTTGTTGAGTAACTCGTACGCCAATTCCGCTTTCTTGTATTGCGCTTTCAGTTCCTCCCGACGGGCTTCTTTCTCCTGTAAAACTTCGTCTCCCTCAACAATCCGCAACAGAGGATAAGGCTGCCACTCGTTCGTTTTACTGGAGGCAAAGACGGTCGATTTTTCTTTCAGGGGGTGCTGATCAGCACCATCCTGTTTCTTTGGGGTCTTCTTCGCAGCTTTCTTTGTGACTGCCGTTCTAGGAGCACTCTTCTTAGTGGTAGCTTTCTTAGCAGTAGTTTTCTTGGGAGCTGCTTTTTTCTTTACTGCTTTCTTTGGAGCTTTTTTCTTAGACCCCTGCTTCGCGGTTTTCTTCTTTACCGCCTTCTTCTTTGCTGCCTGCTTTTTAGGGGGCGTCTGCTTCTTCGCTGCTGCTGTTTTTCGGGTAGCTTTCTTTTTCATCGCTCTGCTTGACCTCATCTAAACCAGATTGACTTCAGATCAGATTAAAACCAAGAATCAGGAAAATCTGTCCGTACAGATACGATACATAACAACACAACCAGGCAGCAAGCACAAAACAGGAAACACAGGGAATTTTGGCAAACAGCCACATTCAGCTGGAAACTACTCCAGACGCTCCAGAGCCGGTGGTGCTGCCATACGGAAACTTTCCTCGAAAGAATTCTGGCTATCATCGATCAAAGCTCCCATCGCCTTGTCTTTACACTGACATGGCGCCGGCGGAACTCCCGGCTTTGGATCTTCTGGACAACGGCCACATTTTCCCAGGTATTCTTCTACAAAGCAGTTTACTTCATCTTCCCAGTGAGGCCGGGCCAGATCAAATCGCTGACAGGCGATGATCGATCGTTCAAAACTCAAATTAGAGGTCAAATTCTCGGTTTTGACAACACCACTGGTACTATCAGTAGATGTAAATGACCCCTTGAGTGTCTCTAATGCAGTGCCTACCTGCTTCATGGTCTCTTCTTTGACTTCGGCCTGAATCGTCTGGAAATATTGTTCGTTATCGAACGTAATTCCATTATTTCCCTCAGCACCCAAGGTTAAAGATCCACCCGCCGGCCGGGCAAAATCGACCAGAAAGACTTTATCCGTGTAGGAGAGCACGGAATCCACCTCGTACTGGGGGGGAGAAAATGACTGCAGTTTAACGCCATCATTGCCCCGAATCAGCACCTGTTGCTCATAGATGGAAACGACGACATGCGTCGGAACCTTCAGTTTGACAGGAACGCCTTTCTGTTTGTGACCGAAACATTCGACAAATAGAGAATCACTATCCAGTCTACCCAGCGTCATTGTTTTAAATGATGTGCATCCTGCATGCATCAACGAGATCAGTAAACAGCTAACAAGAACAAAACGCATTCGTGACTCCTTCACTGAATTGATTTATATTAATTATGTATCCTAGAATTGCATGCGCAGTTTTACTTACAGACTGCAGTCCCGGGACAATCCGGGTCACAACTTTTCTGATTGACGTAGGTATTCAGGAACCCCATCACATCTTCTTCAAAATGTTCGGAATTCAAGTCGAAACGAGACCAGCCGATGACGCGTGTCGTCTGTAGTACGTCCAGGCCGGTTACCTTATCGGTATTGTCTCCAAAGGCAGTCGGTTTTGCCTTTGCACTTGTTCGGAACGCTTTAATCATATTGAGGGATGACTTCAGTAATTGTGCTGATCTTACTATCGTTTTATCTTCAATATGATAATTCAGGCCGGTCAGTTGTCCCTTACCACTATGTTCATAGCCTCTTTGGATCCCGGCTTTGATTTCCTCGTCGCTCAAATCATCGTCTTTGAAAGAAAATCCATAGTAACTGCTGTCATCAGTAGTACCTTGATCTGTCGTGGCAGGACCTGCAACCGGGCGGACCGGATCCACCAGAAATATTTTTTCGGTGTACTTGATATCGTGTGAGATCGTACGGGTAGCACGGCAGGAAGAAACAGGAATCAGTTGCGAGCCTTCCACGCGCCAGAATGTTTTTTCCTCAACTGTCAATTCCAGATGTGAAGGAACTCTGAGAGAAACCGGAATCCCTTTTAAATGTTGATCCGGATTCGCAATGATCGTGTCATCTTCCAGACGATCATAGGCAGTTGTCTTTATCGAACTGCAGCCATTACTCAATGAAAACAACAGTAAGAGGGTGACCAGGTTTCGCATCGAGACTTCCGTTTCTCTGATTGAAATAAGAATCAAATAACTCATTTTCAGTTACAACCAACTCAAAAAACTAATTTGCGTTGGAGGTGTGCGGCCTAGATATCAAACATCCTGGCGAACAGACTACTTGTTTCCCCAGAATCTACTGCTCCAGCAATGGAAGCAGTTCAGGCCGGAATCCCACTGCAGCTTGACCGGGGAACATCAATCCTTGTCCTGCAGTTTCTGAACCAGGACAGGTACCGCATTTCTTCAGGTATTTGGCTACAAAACAGTTCATCTCATCTTCCCAGTGCGGGCGTGCCAGATCGAATCGCTGATACGCGATGACAGACTTTTCAAAACGTACGTTTTTCAAGCCGGTTTCGGGATCGAGGATTTGAGCAGCTGTTTCCTCTCCAGCAACCTTTGGCTTCTTCACAAAACTTCCTGGAATATCTGCAATCTTATCCAAGGCGCCGGAAACCTGCTCCATAGTCTGCTCCCGGACCTTAGCCTGGACGCTTTTGAAGTACTGTTCATCATCAAATTCGATTCCACTTTTATTGTCATCAGAACTCAACAAATCCAGAGACCCGCCGGCAGGACGAACAAAATCCACCAGGAAAACCTTATCCGTATAAGCCAGATCGGTTTTCACTTCATACTGCGGCGGATTGAAGGATTGTAATTTGATTCCTTCAACCCCGTGAATTAAGACTTGTTGCTCGTAGACCGTGACGGTCACGTGCGAGGGTACTTTCATTTTGACAGGTATCCCCTTGGCTTTCCCCCCAAAGCATTCTACAAATAGTGAGTCTGTATCGAGTCTCCCCAAGGTTGTCGTGTGAAACGAAGTACAGCTCAATGTTATTAAAGGGAGCAGTAGCGTGCCGACAAGAAAAAAACGCATTCGTGACTCCTTCACTATTGCCGACCTGCGAATTCCATCCAGGTGGTGGCAGTAAAACTATCTTTTACAGGTTGAGACCGGACACTCCGGTTTACAGGATTTCTCATTCAGATGTTTATTCAGAAAACCCATGACATCTTCTTCAAAATATTCGGAATTGATGTCAAATTGTGACCAGGCAACCACACGTGTCGTCTGAATCACACCCAAGCTTTTAACACTATCATTTCCAGCACCAAAAGCTTTTGGTCCTTCACCGTTGTCCTCTCCGTTTGCTGTTCGAAAGGCACTTACAAAACTGAGTGATTTCGACAGCAATTCGGCAGAATCGGTAATCGTCGTATCAGTAATGTGGTAATTCAGTCCTTTCAGTTGCCCGGTTCCAGCATAGGGATCATCTTCCTTCGTATTATCACCTCTGAAAGTAAAGCCATAGCCACTGGTTCCAGACCCGGGTTTGACTGGATCTACCAGGAAGATTTTTTCCGTGTATTGAACCTTAGGAATAACATCCCGAGTGGCGCGGCAGGATGTAACTGGGATCAGTTCGGATCCCTCCACGCGCCAGAATGTTTTTTCCTCAATCGTCAGCTTGAGATGCGTGGGAACTTTGAGGGTGACCGGTACGCCTTTTAAATGCTTGTCCGGGTTGGCGATGAGGGTGTCATCTTCCAGACGATCAAAAGCGGTTGTCTTGATAGACCCGCAGCCAGTGCTCAGTGCAAGCAACAGCGCAGCCGTGATGCAGCAGCGCATAGAGACCTCCGTTTCTCTAATGGATTGAATACAAGAATTGAGAAGGAGCCGCAGTGAGTGCCCTTCTTTCTGTCTCAATCAGTATCGGAGGAGTGACATAATTTTCAGTGTACTACCTTCATGAACACAGGCATTTTTGTTTAAAACCCTACAATGTTCACTCACATCAATTACAACTGATACAATCGGTCTTTGCCATTAATACTGTTAATTAAGGGCGAAATGAGGATTTGATAACCACTTAGACTGAGTTCCGTTGTGCGAGAGCGTCTCCAGGACCATTTGGACCGATTATAATAGTTTGAGAAACTCTATGGTTTAATCTGATGCGCGCTTCAAGTACCCGGCCAGCGAAAGAGGCCGCTCGCGAGATGTTCGCGAGTTAGCGAACTATAAAACGACTTCCCGTTTAGAATCTCCACCTGAGCCGGTGAGCCGTGAGCACCGAGTAATTCCCTTCGCCGCACAGTTGCTCTGCAATTGAGCACAGAGTGACCCACATCACTAAATGTGAAATACGTTCCCGCCCTGCTGGAAGTAACCTGGGGAGAGCGCTTTGTCACCGCGCAACACACAATTCGGTCGCTCTGGAAACAAATATAAGCTTTGACTGTCTGTAATAATTCCAGTTCAGTACAGGACACCAATTAATCAGGTAGCCGCAATTTGTTGCGTTGATAATATTGATCGAAGGCGTTGGAATGCTTATGGATATCCAGGTTCACTTTGACATTGCCATTGGCGGCAACATCCCTCACCGTTCCCGGTCTCCAGATATCACCTAAAGCAAGAACCTCGATCCGCATGTCTGGTGTGATAGTGGTACTGTCTGTCACAGGAGAATAGCCACTGGCGTTAAAGCCGGCTAATGCTGCATCTTTACGAATCTGAGCCTGGGCTTCCATCTGAGCAAAATGAACTTCACGTAATATTTCCGCCATCACTTGCGACATCCCTGGAAGCTGACTTATTCGTTCCACCTCTTTTCTTAGTCGTGCATCCGTTTCTTTATTCAATGATTCGTATTTTGCTTTGAGCTCCCGGTCTTCTTCCGGGGTCATCTTATCAGTCTTTTTGAGTTCCTTGAGATCGGCTATCGCTTTTGCGATCTCCACAGTAACTTGTTTCATACGAGGAGCAGCTGCCCTGGCACTTGATTCATCTTTGATGGAGGCAAAAATATCAGCCTGCTCTTCTTTAATTGCCAGCACTCGTTTCAAGATCTTCTCCTGAGAGTTGCCGACTCCCAAATCCTTACTTATTCCTTTCCAATCCAACATGAATATTCCGGCAACAAGGATCAGTGCGCCAGCAGAAAACATCGCGACCTTGATCAGTGCCGCATTATTGACGGACTGCTTTTTTTTCTTTTTGCTGCTGGACCCCGGCTTCTTTTTCCTTCTGCGGGGTGACTGATACTCTGGTTCAGAGGAACTGGCTGTTCTACGTTTTCGACGGCGGGGAGGTGGAGTACTCACGGAAAGGAACCCTTACATTAGACTCAAATCAACCTGAAGCGCATTACTTTTTACCATAGTGCCGCATACGATTTTACTGAGCCCAAATGTTTCTGGAGACGCTACAGTTAAAAAAGAACTCAGTCTGGAAACAACCATTCAAGTACGAACACTCATTCTATATACCCCTGTACCGTCAGGTCAACTCTGGGATACGTCGGTTTATAAAGTGAAACTCAAGCCTGGCTGACTCGCTTCCCGTTCAGAATTTTCACCTGAGCCGGTGAGTTGGGAGCATCGAGTAATCGCGTTCGCCGTATCGTTGCTGTGCAATCTGGCAAAAGGTGATCTGCATCACAAAATATTAAAAAGAGCGATTTGAAGGAACGCGTTTGGGAGGCGGGAAATCGATACGTCGTCCCGTATTTCCACCTGGGACAGGTTGAGCAGTTCCATTGCTGTTTCGAGTCGGTACAGAAGTGTTCCTGACAGGAATCGTGTCAGGAATCCGCAGTCGATCCCGCTCATACTTATAATCCAAGAATCCTTGACCACCAAATAAACTGTGGGGATTGCCATCGATAAAATTGACTCGCACTTTACCGTCTGAATAGATTTCTTTAATAATACAATCCTGCCAGTCGTACTGAGAATTAATTCCCTGAATCTGCATCCCTTTCTTGAGTACCGTTCCCGCGGTGACAGGTGAATAACCATTCTTGAAAGCACCTTCTTTCGCTTTATCCAACTCCCACTCCCGAGCAAAACGCCCCCCATAAGTAAGCGAGTTAACGACAAGTGTATTGATATAGTTTCCTATACCAGACTCTTTCCTGAGGCGATTGATTTCCTGTGTCAGGCGAACGGAGTGATGACTGCGTTTCTGCCGGAAGTCCCTGGCAAACCTGCTGTGTTCTTCTCGCACTTCAGGCGGAAGCTGCATCGCGGCTTCAATGTCATCCTTGTCTTCTACAATCACCCAATCATCGAATTCTGCAGAAATGAGTGCCAGTTCTTTCGCGATC
The sequence above is a segment of the Gimesia algae genome. Coding sequences within it:
- a CDS encoding aldehyde dehydrogenase family protein, coding for MSTTTANDLYPEVQAFLEGGPLRGVVGGKEIESTGGETFVTSDPGSGKQLAEVFSFQAADVDMAVDVADAAFRKTGWAKLPQNERSALLHRLADAVEQQKHVIGQLESLDAGKIEGQAQGDVQNFVDTIRYFADLAQHVQRRSVLAVKNHEAWTVRQPYGACGFIFPWNFPFLLIGWGIAPALAAGNTVVIKPAEDTPMSAIYLARLAKEVGIPDGVINVVPGDGAVAGAALSANPKLKRMSFTGSPEVGRMVAEACGRNLVPVKLELGGKGAAVVFNDVDIPDTAEKLVNAITFHTGQVCCDATRWLVHKNIYDEFVNECVGRLQKVQVGYQLDDASQMGPVVNAKQHQRVLSYLEKGQAEGAECVLEGGAAQVPGYEGYYVKPALLAGTLDNVAAREEIFGPVAFLAPFENEEQAIEMTNSTDYGLANSVWTSDLSRAARVAEAMCAGNSWINAHNVFAHGIPYGGINKSGMGGGVLSVETLFDYWRSLSVVRPL
- a CDS encoding tudor domain-containing protein, which translates into the protein MSTPSPRRRHRKPPPPLENTTEVSGPKKKRHTNSRRTTRQRNESMLRVVLFGIAGLILIYGLFFMDWHDIGGIIGLSRSRAKLLKDLEYYQNEQLELIASFQTKEQAKAAVPRLNEIAKELALISAEFDDWVIVEDKDDIEAAMQLPPEVREEHSRFARDFRQKRSHHSVRLTQEINRLRKESGIGNYINTLVVNSLTYGGRFAREWELDKAKEGAFKNGYSPVTAGTVLKKGMQIQGINSQYDWQDCIIKEIYSDGKVRVNFIDGNPHSLFGGQGFLDYKYERDRLRIPDTIPVRNTSVPTRNSNGTAQPVPGGNTGRRIDFPPPKRVPSNRSF